In Dehalococcoidia bacterium, a genomic segment contains:
- a CDS encoding LLM class flavin-dependent oxidoreductase gives MTTNRLKFGIFMAPFHRAGENPTLALERDLQLIEHLDRLGFEEAWIGEHHSAGWEIIADPAIFIAAAAARTRHIKLGTGVTSLPYHHPLMVADRMVMLDHLTRGRAMLGVGPGALTSDAYMMGIEATTQRPRMDEALAAIMALLRGEVVNMHTDWFTLREARLQIANYTEPHLPVAVAASFSPAGPTAAGKYGIGLLSVATHQPGGLEALKRTWSWVEEAYEKAAEESAGSKRRASRRRNGAAPGPTPFVPPPPNRADWRIVMPFHLADSRDEAIEQVKDGYMAYAQSYFAETLGRPMVAAGQGLPTPREAVEAVIARGGAIIGTPDDAVEAVERLLDMSGGFGGIMFQAHEWASTPNTLRSFELWARYVAPRFQAQTRTLENRDWVAANRATIFAENTQAIANAFTDAGKELPSLMQQRLAQRRPGIL, from the coding sequence ATGACCACCAACCGCCTCAAGTTCGGCATCTTCATGGCCCCCTTCCACCGCGCGGGCGAGAACCCGACGCTGGCGCTCGAGCGCGACCTCCAGCTCATAGAGCACCTCGACCGCCTGGGCTTCGAGGAGGCCTGGATCGGCGAGCACCACAGCGCCGGCTGGGAGATCATCGCCGACCCGGCGATCTTCATCGCGGCCGCCGCCGCCCGCACCAGGCACATCAAGCTCGGCACCGGCGTCACCAGCCTGCCCTACCACCACCCCCTCATGGTCGCCGACCGCATGGTCATGCTCGACCACCTGACGCGGGGCAGGGCGATGCTCGGCGTCGGCCCCGGCGCCCTGACCTCGGACGCCTACATGATGGGCATCGAGGCCACGACCCAGCGCCCCCGCATGGACGAAGCCCTCGCCGCGATCATGGCGCTTCTCCGCGGCGAGGTCGTGAACATGCACACGGACTGGTTTACGCTCAGGGAAGCCCGCCTCCAGATCGCGAACTACACCGAGCCCCACCTGCCGGTCGCCGTTGCCGCTTCCTTCTCACCCGCCGGGCCCACTGCTGCCGGCAAGTACGGCATCGGGCTCCTTTCCGTCGCCACCCACCAGCCCGGCGGCCTGGAGGCCCTGAAGCGCACCTGGTCCTGGGTAGAGGAAGCGTACGAGAAGGCCGCCGAGGAGAGCGCGGGCAGCAAGCGCCGCGCCTCCCGGCGCAGGAACGGCGCCGCCCCGGGACCAACGCCATTCGTCCCGCCGCCTCCCAACCGCGCGGACTGGCGCATTGTCATGCCCTTCCACCTCGCGGACTCGCGCGACGAAGCCATCGAGCAGGTCAAGGACGGCTACATGGCCTACGCCCAGTCCTACTTCGCCGAGACCCTGGGCAGGCCGATGGTAGCCGCGGGCCAGGGGCTTCCCACACCGCGCGAAGCCGTCGAGGCCGTCATCGCCCGCGGCGGCGCCATCATCGGCACGCCGGACGATGCCGTCGAGGCCGTTGAACGCTTGCTGGACATGTCGGGCGGCTTCGGCGGCATCATGTTCCAGGCCCACGAGTGGGCTTCGACCCCGAACACCCTGCGCAGCTTCGAGCTCTGGGCAAGGTACGTAGCCCCGCGCTTCCAGGCTCAGACACGCACCCTGGAGAACCGCGACTGGGTCGCCGCCAACCGGGCCACGATCTTTGCCGAGAACACCCAGGCGATCGCCAACGCCTTCACCGACGCCGGCAAGGAGCTGCCTTCGCTCATGCAGCAGCGCCTCGCCCAGCGCCGCCCTGGCATCCTCTGA
- a CDS encoding M20 family metallopeptidase encodes MTRPDLDSLKDEACRAVDRLRDDIVSISHHIWDNPELGLQEHRAAALLCERLEADGIEVRRGIAGLATAFRADFGRPGPIVSIMAEYDALPGVGHGCGHNIIAAGSLGAALALASLGARLPGSVRLLGTPAEESAVEGAGGKAPILRDGHLQGVDAAIMIHPGSRTRPATRPSLAARALKVEFFGKASHAASAPHLGINALDAVIQTFNAINALRQQVQADARIHGVITHGGETPNVIPAYAAARIRVRANQAAYLKDLYERVLACAEGAARATGARLEWSEDVYPYHNTVPNGPISLALEANLRHLGLSIDDLEEGAGTGSTDFGNVSHYLPAGFAYLAIAPAGTASHSVEMREAAGSPAGDAACLNGAKLLAMTALDLMADDDLLRRAREEFEHAERLAEPW; translated from the coding sequence TTGACCCGTCCCGACCTCGACTCCCTGAAGGACGAAGCCTGTCGCGCCGTCGACCGCCTGCGCGATGACATCGTCTCGATAAGCCACCACATCTGGGACAACCCGGAGCTTGGCCTGCAGGAGCACCGCGCCGCCGCGCTCCTCTGCGAGCGCCTCGAGGCCGATGGCATCGAGGTTCGCCGCGGCATAGCGGGCCTGGCCACGGCCTTCCGCGCCGATTTCGGCCGCCCCGGCCCCATCGTCTCGATCATGGCGGAGTACGACGCCCTCCCTGGGGTCGGGCACGGCTGCGGCCACAACATCATCGCTGCCGGCTCGCTTGGCGCCGCCCTTGCCCTCGCCTCCCTGGGCGCGCGTCTCCCCGGCAGCGTCCGCCTCCTGGGCACGCCGGCCGAGGAGTCCGCCGTCGAGGGCGCCGGCGGCAAGGCCCCTATCCTCCGCGACGGCCACCTCCAGGGTGTCGATGCCGCCATCATGATCCACCCCGGCTCTCGCACCCGCCCCGCGACGCGCCCCTCGCTGGCGGCGCGGGCGCTCAAGGTCGAGTTCTTCGGCAAGGCCTCGCACGCCGCCTCGGCGCCGCACCTCGGTATCAACGCCCTCGACGCCGTCATCCAGACCTTTAACGCCATCAACGCCCTGCGCCAGCAGGTACAGGCGGACGCCCGCATACACGGCGTGATCACGCACGGCGGCGAGACCCCGAACGTCATTCCCGCTTACGCTGCCGCCCGCATCCGCGTCCGCGCCAACCAGGCGGCCTACCTGAAGGACCTGTACGAGCGCGTCCTGGCCTGCGCCGAGGGCGCCGCCAGGGCCACCGGCGCCCGCCTCGAGTGGAGCGAGGACGTCTACCCCTACCACAACACGGTCCCGAACGGCCCCATCTCCCTCGCCCTGGAGGCCAACCTGCGCCACCTCGGCCTCAGCATCGACGACCTCGAGGAGGGCGCCGGCACCGGCAGCACCGACTTCGGCAACGTCTCGCACTACCTCCCCGCGGGCTTCGCCTACCTCGCGATCGCGCCCGCCGGCACCGCCAGCCACTCCGTCGAGATGCGCGAGGCCGCCGGGTCGCCCGCCGGCGACGCAGCCTGCCTCAACGGCGCCAAGCTCCTGGCGATGACGGCCCTCGACCTTATGGCCGACGATGACCTCCTCCGGCGCGCCCGAGAAGAGTTCGAGCACGCCGAGCGCCTCGCGGAGCCGTGGTAG
- a CDS encoding cysteine desulfurase family protein — translation MIYLDNAATTPLHPRALEAMMPYLTESFGNPSATYALARKASKAIDDARRTVAAVLNARPSDIVFTSGGTESINTALKGVAFAQKKARAGNHVVTTTVEHHAVHHSCNYLEQFGFEVTYVPVDSYGCVDPDDVARAVTERTVLVSVMLANNEVGTIEPIPEIAAAVGERGRALRKRIPLHTDAVQAPGALELDVDRLGVDLLSLSGHKFGGPKGTGILYLRRGTPFVSQMSGGGQERQRRAGTENVAGIVGQAVALEAAESEREAHSRDVAALRDFLIESVLRSVPDSRLNGCPDERLPNNVNISFRGVRGDELVLALDKKGIAASAGAACGSSTWEPSHVLLAMGASMPEAVGALRLTLSAATTRAEVEAVAAVLPGLVASLREGLTARAV, via the coding sequence ATGATCTATCTAGACAACGCTGCGACCACGCCTCTGCACCCAAGGGCGCTCGAGGCGATGATGCCCTACCTCACCGAGAGCTTCGGCAATCCCTCCGCCACCTACGCCCTCGCCCGCAAGGCCAGCAAGGCAATCGACGACGCCCGCAGGACTGTCGCCGCCGTCCTCAACGCCAGGCCTTCGGACATCGTTTTCACCAGCGGCGGCACCGAATCGATCAACACCGCCCTCAAGGGCGTCGCCTTCGCCCAGAAGAAGGCGCGCGCCGGCAACCACGTCGTCACGACCACGGTCGAGCACCACGCCGTCCACCACTCCTGCAACTACCTCGAGCAGTTCGGCTTCGAGGTCACCTATGTCCCCGTCGACAGCTACGGCTGCGTCGACCCTGATGACGTCGCCCGGGCGGTCACGGAGCGCACTGTCCTCGTTTCCGTGATGCTGGCGAACAACGAGGTCGGCACCATCGAGCCTATCCCCGAAATCGCCGCCGCCGTGGGCGAGCGCGGCCGTGCCCTGCGCAAGCGCATCCCCCTGCATACCGATGCCGTGCAGGCCCCGGGAGCGCTGGAACTGGACGTCGACCGTCTCGGCGTCGACCTCCTGAGCCTCTCCGGACACAAGTTTGGCGGGCCCAAGGGCACCGGCATCCTCTACCTGCGGCGCGGCACGCCCTTCGTCTCCCAGATGTCCGGCGGGGGCCAGGAGCGCCAGCGCCGCGCCGGTACCGAGAATGTCGCCGGCATTGTCGGCCAGGCCGTCGCCCTGGAGGCCGCCGAGTCCGAACGAGAGGCGCACTCGAGGGACGTCGCCGCCCTCCGCGATTTCCTGATCGAGTCGGTGCTGCGGTCCGTGCCCGACAGCCGCCTCAACGGCTGCCCCGACGAGCGCCTGCCGAACAACGTCAACATCAGCTTCCGCGGCGTCCGCGGCGACGAACTGGTGCTGGCGCTGGACAAGAAGGGCATCGCCGCCAGCGCCGGCGCCGCCTGCGGCTCTTCGACCTGGGAGCCGTCGCACGTCCTGTTGGCGATGGGCGCCTCGATGCCGGAGGCCGTCGGCGCCCTGCGCCTCACCCTCTCGGCCGCGACCACGCGCGCCGAAGTCGAAGCCGTCGCCGCCGTCCTCCCCGGCCTGGTCGCCTCGCTGCGCGAGGGCCTCACTGCCCGCGCCGTCTGA
- the pth gene encoding aminoacyl-tRNA hydrolase: MAAKPPDWVVAGLGNPGEKYAGHRHNVGAWCIERLARRHRARLRGVKGGQGATVTIGPDRVLLFRPNSWVNISGDVIAPLLKRLRLPVERLIVVYDELDLPEGRIRIRQRGSDGGHNGLKSIIAATGSGGFGRVRIGIGRPHVDGKPSWDPEVVARHVLSNPAGASRDVLDAAVDRACEAVEAIVREGYDRAMNRYNSAEGNDDAPAPPPAPAADAALSP; encoded by the coding sequence ATGGCAGCGAAGCCGCCTGACTGGGTGGTCGCCGGCCTCGGCAACCCGGGCGAAAAGTACGCCGGCCACCGGCACAACGTCGGCGCCTGGTGCATCGAACGCCTCGCCCGCCGCCACCGGGCGCGTCTGCGAGGCGTGAAGGGCGGCCAGGGCGCGACCGTCACCATCGGCCCCGACCGCGTCCTGCTCTTCCGGCCGAACTCCTGGGTGAACATCAGCGGCGACGTCATCGCGCCGCTCCTGAAGCGCCTCCGGCTACCCGTCGAGCGCCTCATCGTCGTCTACGACGAGCTCGACCTCCCCGAGGGCCGCATCCGCATCCGCCAGCGAGGCAGCGACGGCGGCCACAACGGTCTCAAGTCCATAATCGCCGCCACGGGCTCGGGCGGCTTTGGCCGCGTGCGCATCGGCATCGGCCGGCCGCACGTGGACGGCAAGCCGTCCTGGGACCCCGAAGTCGTTGCCCGCCACGTCCTCTCCAACCCTGCCGGAGCGTCGCGCGACGTGCTCGATGCGGCGGTGGACCGCGCCTGCGAGGCCGTCGAGGCCATCGTGCGCGAGGGCTATGACCGCGCCATGAACCGCTACAACTCGGCCGAAGGAAACGACGACGCCCCGGCGCCGCCGCCAGCCCCGGCCGCCGACGCCGCCCTCAGTCCCTGA